One segment of Polyodon spathula isolate WHYD16114869_AA chromosome 20, ASM1765450v1, whole genome shotgun sequence DNA contains the following:
- the LOC121295771 gene encoding 40S ribosomal protein S4, producing MLDKLTGVFAPRPSTGPHKLRECLPLIIFLRNRLKYALTGDEVKKICMQRFIKIDGKVRTDITYPAGFMDVISIEKTGEHFRLIYDVKGRFTVHRITAEEAKYKLCKVRKIFVGTKGIPHLVTHDARTIRYPDPLIKTNDTVQIDLETGKITEFIKFDTGNVCMVTGGANLGRVGVIINRERHPGSFDVVHVKDSTGNTFATRLSNIFVVGKGNKPWVSLPRGKGIRLTIAEERDKRLAAKQSSS from the exons ATGCTGGATAAATTGACGGGAGTGTTT GCTCCTCGCCCGTCAACTGGTCCCCATAAGCTGAGGGAATGCCTTCCCCTCATCATCTTCCTCAGAAACCGTCTGAAATACGCCCTGACCGGAGATGAGGTCAAGAAGATCTGCATGCAGAGATTCATCAAGATTGATGGCAAGGTCCGCACAGACATCACCTACCCTGCTGGCTTCATGG ATGTCATCAGCATTGAGAAGACTGGAGAGCACTTCCGTCTGATCTATGATGTCAAGGGGCGCTTTACTGTCCATCGCATCACAGCTGAGGAGGCCAAG TACAAGCTGTGCAAAGTGAGGAAGATCTTTGTTGGCACAAAGGGAATCCCCCACCTGGTGACCCATGATGCCCGCACAATCCGCTACCCGGATCCACTCATCAAGACCAACGACACTGTCCAGATTGATCTGGAGACTGGCAAGATCACAGAATTCATCAAGTTTGATACCG GTAACGTGTGCATGGTGACTGGTGGTGCTAACTTGGGTCGTGTTGGTGTGATCATCAACAGGGAGAGACATCCTGGCTCTTTCGATGTGGTTCACGTCAAGGATTCCACTGGCAACACCTTTGCTACCAGGCTGTCCAACATCTTTGTGGTCGGCAAG GGTAACAAGCCATGGGTTTCCCTGCCCCGTGGAAAGGGTATCCGCCTCACCATTGCAGAGGAGAGAGACAAGAGACTGGCAGCCAAGCAGAGCAGCAGCTAA
- the LOC121295650 gene encoding cbp/p300-interacting transactivator 1-like, with amino-acid sequence MSSLVYPSRIMKDREAITILHYPGSGKMNGQFTQAGIHPSVTASSSPTSKPQPFSLQTGPHLLASMQLQKLNSHYHNIGSVAGDIAAPPRTYSSQSQGALSNPGSTVIDSDPVDEEVLMSLVVELGLDRANELPELWLGQNEFDFVSDVSSSC; translated from the coding sequence ATGAGTTCTCTGGTCTACCCTAGCCGAATCATGAAAGACCGTGAGGCCATCACCATTCTCCATTACCCAGGCTCAGGCAAGATGAATGGACAGTTCACTCAGGCGGGGATCCATCCCTCAGTAACCGCCTCCTCGTCGCCCACCTCAAAACCCCAGCCCTTCAGCCTCCAGACAGGCCCTCACCTGCTGGCCAGCATGCAGCTCCAGAAACTCAACAGCCACTACCACAACATCGGCAGTGTAGCAGGGGACATCGCAGCCCCACCCAGGACCTACAGCTCGCAGAGCCAGGGCGCCCTGTCCAACCCAGGGAGCACCGTCATTGACTCGGACCCCGTGGATGAAGAGGTCCTGATGTCCCTGGTGGTGGAGTTGGGACTGGACCGCGCCAACGAGCTGCCAGAGCTGTGGCTCGGCCAGAATGAGTTTGACTTTGTCTCGGATGTTTCCTCTAGCTGCTGA